Proteins encoded within one genomic window of Negativicoccus succinicivorans:
- a CDS encoding peptidoglycan-binding protein, with product MRRIIAGLVFCLCVCGASTSTWAMQKGDAGDAVQRLQEALIEEGYLAREADGVFGSTTEKALRLYQRDQGLPVTGQADETMLTRLAETDAPREGGGILYAPGNLGADIVTLQQLFAAEGYEVGAPDGVYGEQLTKAVQTFQREHGLQVIGAIDEKTWSLLTRGRDNAISRGAVKGMRERAAHKKTAAESNRDKAHALKKSSRSAGKIGLQQGDSGQHVRLLQSRLVQNGYDVGIIDATFGGATRSALQDWQKSHGVSANGVADEFFWNESAKLTPAPSKYLHKWTMHASAYSSQNGGTGSHTARGSLLSRGHVAVDPSLIPLGSLLYVEGYGYALADDIGGAIRGKTIDVAMESYDEAIQWGRRDVTVYLVKKGHGK from the coding sequence TTGAGACGAATCATAGCAGGACTTGTTTTCTGTCTTTGCGTTTGCGGCGCGAGCACCTCGACATGGGCGATGCAAAAGGGCGACGCGGGAGACGCCGTGCAGCGTTTGCAAGAGGCGTTGATCGAAGAAGGTTACCTCGCGCGGGAAGCGGATGGCGTGTTCGGTTCGACGACGGAAAAAGCGTTGCGTTTATACCAACGCGATCAGGGACTTCCCGTTACCGGTCAAGCCGATGAAACGATGTTGACGCGCTTGGCGGAGACGGACGCGCCGCGCGAAGGTGGCGGCATCTTGTACGCTCCCGGCAATTTGGGCGCGGATATAGTCACTTTGCAACAACTGTTCGCCGCGGAAGGATACGAGGTCGGCGCGCCCGACGGCGTGTATGGAGAACAACTTACCAAAGCGGTGCAAACATTTCAGCGGGAGCACGGCTTGCAAGTGATCGGCGCGATCGATGAAAAAACCTGGTCATTACTCACGCGCGGACGGGATAACGCTATCTCGCGCGGCGCGGTGAAAGGCATGCGCGAGCGCGCGGCGCATAAAAAGACCGCGGCGGAAAGTAATCGCGACAAGGCGCACGCGCTGAAAAAATCGTCTCGCTCCGCCGGTAAAATCGGTTTGCAGCAGGGCGATTCGGGCCAACATGTGCGACTTTTGCAAAGCCGTTTAGTGCAAAACGGTTACGATGTCGGGATCATTGACGCGACGTTCGGCGGCGCGACGCGAAGCGCGTTGCAGGATTGGCAAAAGAGTCATGGCGTGTCGGCGAACGGCGTCGCGGACGAATTTTTCTGGAACGAATCGGCGAAACTGACGCCCGCGCCGTCAAAATATTTGCATAAATGGACGATGCACGCGTCGGCGTATTCTTCGCAAAACGGCGGCACGGGATCACATACGGCGCGCGGCAGTTTGCTTTCGCGCGGGCATGTCGCGGTGGATCCGAGCTTGATTCCGCTGGGTTCACTGCTGTATGTGGAAGGCTACGGCTACGCGTTGGCGGATGATATCGGCGGCGCGATTCGAGGCAAGACGATTGATGTCGCGATGGAGTCGTATGATGAGGCGATACAGTGGGGACGGCGCGACGTCACGGTGTATTTAGTTAAAAAAGGACACGGCAAATAA
- the ruvC gene encoding crossover junction endodeoxyribonuclease RuvC, protein MRVLGIDPGTAICGFGVVERNGSRLQVIDYGVLTTPAHTPMPDRLTTLYHGLVDLIEKYQPERVGVEELFFNKNVTTAITVAQARGVILLAARLAGLPVSEYTPLQVKQGIVGYGRATKHQMIVMTMRLLGIREKISPDDAADALAIAICTLLQERQAERWGLPK, encoded by the coding sequence ATGCGTGTTTTAGGGATTGATCCGGGAACGGCGATCTGCGGTTTCGGCGTCGTGGAGCGTAACGGCAGTCGGTTGCAAGTCATCGACTACGGTGTGCTGACAACGCCGGCGCATACGCCGATGCCCGATCGCCTGACGACTCTCTACCACGGCCTTGTCGACTTGATTGAAAAATATCAGCCGGAACGCGTGGGCGTGGAGGAGTTGTTTTTTAATAAAAATGTGACGACGGCCATCACGGTGGCGCAAGCGCGCGGCGTGATTTTGCTGGCGGCGCGATTGGCGGGGTTGCCGGTTTCGGAATACACGCCCTTGCAGGTGAAGCAGGGAATCGTGGGTTACGGGCGCGCGACCAAGCATCAAATGATTGTGATGACGATGCGTTTGCTCGGGATCCGTGAAAAAATTTCACCGGATGACGCGGCGGACGCGCTCGCGATCGCGATTTGCACATTATTGCAGGAACGACAAGCGGAACGCTGGGGGTTACCCAAATGA